The following nucleotide sequence is from Glycine max cultivar Williams 82 chromosome 9, Glycine_max_v4.0, whole genome shotgun sequence.
ACCGCCCTCAAGAACGAGAAGTCATCACTCTCGCAAGCCTAAACAACCCACTTGAAAGATTCCTTAGGATTTGCTAGCTTCACCTGGCGTTGAAGCGTAGCGACACTTGCCGCTGAAGTGAGAGATGACTTGTATTTTAGAACGTCGTCCCTCACTCACTCATAGCCAACGACGACTGGGGTGGATGATGGTGACCCAGCATTGTGGCTATGTCGTATGCAGGGAGACACTATGACATCTCTATCGCCACTATCGCTCCTCACACACCTAGAAGCAAAAGGGAAAGGATCACAATAACTGGGACATGCTCTCTGGAAGTAGCGGAAGGTTGCACCCTCCTGCGAGGCCGAGAAGTGCCCCCACCAATCCGGCGTGAGGCCCTCACCCTCCTAAGAGTTATTGCCACCCATGCCGATAGCAAAATCAGACAAAAAGGAAAACATTGTGGAAGACGGAAGTACCTTGAGAAATCAAACGAAGAATAAAGGAAAACTAAAAAGCTAGAAAGCAAGAAAGCATGGGAGCGAAGAAATTTTGAGAAGGAATAGTGACCCGAAATCAAAAAGTCCACTCCATTTAAAAGGGAGGCGGACTCTTTGGTAACTAGCGAAAACTGAAGTGGTGCCCTAAAATTTTGCACCACGACGCACCCCATTCACGAACGAAACACAACTCTAGGATATGCCCACTCCTCGAGTGACACGTATGTAAGAGATTGTGCGTGCGTTGTACACGCGTACAACAGCAGACAGAACAAAATGTTTGTCTTCAATACATTCTCCAACGGTTAGAAAATGGAAAAGTTGTCAAATCTAACGACTTACCTTACCTAATATGCCAAAGACATGCTCATCTCGAAAAACTTGTCAGAAGCAGCCCTGATAACACTAGTCTAGGCTCGGGGGCTTGACAAGCCATATCGATCTGCAATTCTCTCACAACTTGTTGAGGTTACCACACCCAACATCGAGCAACATTCGTCCACACTTGGAGTCTCGACAAACTTGTCATCCTCTACTTGTGAAGACTACTACCCCAGACATCAGATGTCCTTACATACAATGACTATCTTGTCACCTTCTATAAGGCTAcacattatctacaaggtaTGATTATCTTGTAACTTTTATCTATAAGTTATagtttatctctaacattacCTATAAGCTTCTGACTATTATCTACAAGCCATGAATTATCTGCAAAGACTATAATAGTCCTTACATACAATGACCCGTAGCTATGCTTCACTCTTATAAATATCAGGTTCCATCGAACCCTTTGGACACCTTCGCTCACACCTCGAGCTTACGCATACTTGTTCTTATACATATATACTTGCTTATTTCTCCTAACTCATATTTTTACTTAAGCGTCAGAGTCTTTTGTTTTGCAAGTATCCCTCCTGTTCTCTTGATAAAGACACCTctcaaaatcaacatgtgaAATCCATAGTCCTCTTCGGTCACGTCCACCCTGACATGTGTTAAGtctaaattttgattaaaacaTTACCTATATACCATTGTCAAATAGTcatttaaattatgttatattgATGCAagtcaatatatttattacacGCAAAGGCAGAAGCAATACATAATTATAGCAAGCGCTTGAAAAGGTCaaataagaaagataaaaaaaaaggagaaaaataatgttaacttGAAAGGTTGGGCCCAAGTGCCGAACGATAGGAATCTCATCGATAATTTGTGTTGATAATTTAAGATTAATGTCATAAGGAGGCAAcatgacaataatttttttaaaaaatcttttatggccaacattttcttctcttacagtaaaagatatttaaataaactcattttagcTTAATAACtagcttttaattttgtttgtgcCTTATCTATATTATTGAGTGTACGACATCACATTTCCCACTCTACTACAGCTAcctacgttttttttttttttttttgttgatacaGGATTACAGGTACTTACGGTTGTGAAACAACTTTCATTATAAACTCAAAATTACATTCTTTACAGGCATGCTATAAATTCTATTTAGCATTCAATCGGCACATAAACCTATCTAAAACTTAATTTAGCGTTAAGGATAACGACGATTAAGAATGAGTAGCTCAAGTTTCAGATCAAATCaatacttcatttatttttGAGAATCAGGCCGAATGAATACTAACCCATCCAAAATGTCGTTAAATTATTCTCTAACCAAGGAAAATATTGGATAAGAAggttaattatgtaattttttttcaaaaaaaatctatataagtTGCACATACTGTAATGTATAATCCAACAAATTGGAAACATCCTTTGTTATAATGattcttttaatgtttttaacaaGAAGCATTTTGGAAGATTAGTTTAATGTGTATTTGATTGTGGTTTTGACATTATATCTCTGTTTTGTTatgtcaaacattttttttatagacctTGTTATGTCAAGCATAATAACTCCACAAAGGAATTCGAGTTCAATACTTAAGCACAATCATACTTGCTCTTCAAGGAAACTGAGGGCGACAAaggaatatattattattattattatacatttgGTGTATAGCTTTTATGTTCCTCAATTGACACAAAGTACTACAAtagttttctctatttttatcattctaatttaataaaactacTAATTAATTTACGCGCCGGCGtagatttcttttttctctttttaggtTTCACTAGATCAATCAAAATGAAAGCCTCTGTTTTGAAAGGATGATTCTTCATTCttaagaataaatttttctaaaatgttatttgaataaattgtatttgaaaatttattgtaCTCATGTTTAGTAATTCtgaaagaaaaatgttagaaataaattctttaacatgttatttttttaatcatccaCTAAAATCCATTAAGAATCACAAAATACTTTGTAGCTCATGTTCTCTATTTAATAAGTCTTgttcaaaacatttttattttctaataattttttttggcttaCACGGCCCCTAATgccattttctaataaattttaattaataataaagaatgtgttaaaaaaaaagagcattCTTAACTAACATttctcttttgaaaaaaaaaatcatcaatttgatttaaaaaaatcaaaataaattaataatcaaattaacgTCTTAAAAACTTAAATCAACTTTATATCACTATGGAGATTAGTTTAATTGGTTAAACAAATTATATGAATGTTACAAATCTCTCCTGTACTCAATttctatggataaaaaaaattatctttatattAGTCTTCTTAAAATTTTGTGACTAAAATTGTTTGTCAAGAATTTAATCTATCACCaaattaatctttcaaaaatcTAAAATGTCCTTATATTAGTCCTTATAGATGATTAAAGTAGTGACATAAAAGAATTCttgaaagattaatttaataatgtacTAATTTTAtggtaattaattttatgactacatctttaaaagctaaaatagtgacaaaaaagttggttattttttaaaaagaataatgttGTAAAACAAGTAGCTAGTATGTTTTGtggcttaaatattttttttaaaaaaagctaaTCACAGGAcaaaaaatacatgtaaaactaaataaaaatgtcttttttttcctcctaCTATAACTGTgcatataaaagtataaaactactatttattttgttaaactcaattattattaaatcactgattacaaattttatttaatgcaaTGATTTTtaagtcaaaaaataattattaaactatACATTGTCCGGAATCATTTTCACGTATAccacataataattttatagaatataaTGTTAAGACAACTCCGATAGTAGATTCAACGTGTTTTAGTGGGACAATTATTTGcaaatagtttttaattagaCAACTCTCTAGTAACTacacaaaatagaaataatatacAAAACTAAACAATACACTTATCTTGACAACTTGTTTGAATATTGGATAAATAGtttctaattattttcaaaacctCAATTTCtatcttctaatttttcatattttttatctttaatatatttattatatttttaaataaatcataatttttttattttatattttttaattacttcaatAACTAGTctgaacacttataatttaatgagataacttttcaatttttaattaattttccacTAATTTTATTAACCACAATCATAACCAATCCAtgttaaattcaattttcaaaaaatacaatcttaataagaaattaaaatagaagattttGAATGTGACTTAACTTTAAACCAAAACTCCTAAGAATATCTCAATCAACTCccacaaaagaatcaaaagccCTAATTaccatgttttgaaaaaaaaaaaaaaacaatgtacaaatgattaaattaattgaaggaaatttataCAATTGGAGAGTTTAGTTTAGGAAGTACCTGTTACTCCAAGTATATTATCTGTCCATCGTAAAGAGTTTGCTAGTTGCTACGTTGTTATTATTCCACGCTATAAGAATTTCATTTCACGTTGTCCCCGTACCTgaaaaatttccaaaaacaaaacaagagaTAGAAATAGAATAGAGCACAAACCTTACCTCACACACACTTGTTTCTTCCACTCTCACAACCACCATGCCCCACCGTCGCTCGTGGCACTCTTCGCCACCCTTACTGAGCCCTCCGCTGCTCATCATTCTCTTCCCAATCGTGATCCTCACGCTCCTCTTCCTCGCCGTGCCGCCGCTCCTCTCCGCCGCCACGCGCCTCCTCCGCCCGGCCTCCTCCGACGTCAAGACCAGCTGGGACTCCCTCAACATCCTCCTCGTCGTTTTTGCTATCCTATGCGGCGTCTTCGCAAGACGAAACAACGACGAAGAACAGACCCAGAATAATAACCACGTGCACCAGCACGACGACGATGCCGTTTCGGATCGAAACGCCGCGTTTCGTCGTGTGCCTTCAGAGGGACAATCGCAGTGGTTCGGGTTCTCAGAGGAGAGAAAGGTGTATGGTAACGATACACCTCTTAACAGGTTGGAGTCACCGGCTACCGGGGGAAACCGCTTGAAGATGAGACGAAACAGCAGCTCTTATCCAGATCTGCGCCAGTGGGAAACCGGTGACGACCGGTTCAAGTTCCGGTTCTACGACGATTTCGAAATCGATAAGCAGTTCCGCTCGCCGGCTAGGGAGTACTTCCCCGCCTTCGACCACCGTAAACGGTGGCCGGAATCACCATCACCACAACCACAACAACAACCACAAGAAGATCAAATTAAGGAAATTCTGGTTGATACCTTCGAAATTCGTTCTTCTCCGCCGCCGGTGAAGTCAACTACGCCACCTCCACCACCTCCACCACCTCCGCCACCTCCTCCTCCGCCAGAATCTGCTCGTCGCAATACCCGACGGACGCATCGGAAAATAGAGCGAGAGCGAGAGAGTGAGATAACTGTAGAGCTCGACCACAGCGAGTTCACGACGATCCGCTCTCAGCCGGCGGCTCCTCCGACGCCGCCGCAGCCTCCGTCGGCGAAGGCACGATCGGAGCGCAAGAGTGAGCGAAAGAAGAGCACCGTGAAGAGAGAGATGGCGATGATTTGGGCTTCAGTTCTCTCCAatcagagaaagaaaaagaagaaacaaaagacaAAGAATAACGAAAATCACGATCAGCATTACGATGATAATGTCGATGAATTAACGAGTAACACGACAGTGCCACCACCTCCACCGCCACCTCCGCCGCCTCCTTCAGTTTTCCACAGTCTATTCCGAAAAGGACTAGGCAAGAGCAAGAAAATCCACTCGGTGTCGGCGCCACCTCCGCCACCACCTCCTCCGCCGTCAAAGCGCAAGAGCCAGATCCCTCCGTCGCCGTCTTCTCCGCCAGAGCCTCCACGGCGGAGAAACTCCGGCCGACCACCTCTCCCTAACAGAGCTGTCACTTTCAACGACGAGACTCTAAACGCCGGCAACCAGTCGCCGTTAATTCCGATTCCGCCGCCGCCACCACCGTTTAAGATGAAGGCGATGAAGTTCGTAGTTCGCGGAGATTTCGTGAAGATACGTAGCAACCAGAGCTCGCGGTGTAGCTCTCCAGAACGCGAGGACATTATTAATGTGTCGGAAACTACAATCATTGACGCCGTTACTGATTCTGTTAATGAAACCGTTACGGATCGTAACGTTTTCTGTCCCAGCCCCGATGTGAATGTTAAAGCCGCAACGTTCATTGCTCGGCTTAGAGGAGAATGGAGGCTCGAAAAGCTTAACTCGTTGAAGGAGAAAGGCAATGGCTAATTGCCTCGTAGCTTGTAAAAAActgagtgaagaaaaaaaagataggctccaattttggtattttttagtTCAGTTATTAGACCCTGCTAATCAATGATTAAGCAGCGTCTTGGGTTTGCcgtttgtgttttttatttttttcacatacTTTGAGTGATTCGTGGCCTTTTGTTAACATATTTGTATAGCAGGATAACTGAGGCTCTAATTGTGTTTTTGATGTCCCATTAGAGCCTCTTAGTATTAGTGGATTGATTTATTGGAGTACGAACTTCTGGTTTGCCAGTTTGTATGTTTCTATAATACTATTCTCTGAGCCTCTAATTGTTTTTTGCTCGTTTTAATCAAAATGTCTCTAATGCTCCTTGGTCTTTTGGGAGCAACTGAGTTGTAgtttttaatgataattattattttttttttaataaacaatgGTATCTTGAGTCactattataaaatatcaaagttCTCTATTTAATGCTTACATATTTAACATTACTGAATTGAAACGATTTCATACAACTGGTAGATGCACTCATAAATGTGATTGACTGGACTTAGAAAAAAAGACTTGTCAGTGTTCTGTGAACATTTTCATTGGTGACTTTTTCGTGTGatgtacataaaaaattaaggatcatggaaagaaaaagtttttat
It contains:
- the LOC100804824 gene encoding WW domain-binding protein 11 translates to MPHRRSWHSSPPLLSPPLLIILFPIVILTLLFLAVPPLLSAATRLLRPASSDVKTSWDSLNILLVVFAILCGVFARRNNDEEQTQNNNHVHQHDDDAVSDRNAAFRRVPSEGQSQWFGFSEERKVYGNDTPLNRLESPATGGNRLKMRRNSSSYPDLRQWETGDDRFKFRFYDDFEIDKQFRSPAREYFPAFDHRKRWPESPSPQPQQQPQEDQIKEILVDTFEIRSSPPPVKSTTPPPPPPPPPPPPPPPESARRNTRRTHRKIERERESEITVELDHSEFTTIRSQPAAPPTPPQPPSAKARSERKSERKKSTVKREMAMIWASVLSNQRKKKKKQKTKNNENHDQHYDDNVDELTSNTTVPPPPPPPPPPPSVFHSLFRKGLGKSKKIHSVSAPPPPPPPPPSKRKSQIPPSPSSPPEPPRRRNSGRPPLPNRAVTFNDETLNAGNQSPLIPIPPPPPPFKMKAMKFVVRGDFVKIRSNQSSRCSSPEREDIINVSETTIIDAVTDSVNETVTDRNVFCPSPDVNVKAATFIARLRGEWRLEKLNSLKEKGNG